The following are encoded together in the Rhinopithecus roxellana isolate Shanxi Qingling chromosome 5, ASM756505v1, whole genome shotgun sequence genome:
- the EIF2S1 gene encoding eukaryotic translation initiation factor 2 subunit 1, producing MPGLSCRFYQHKFPEVEDVVMVNVRSIAEMGAYVSLLEYNNIEGMILLSELSRRRIRSINKLIRIGRNECVVVIRVDKEKGYIDLSKRRVSPEEAIKCEDKFTKSKTVYSILRHVAEVLEYTKDEQLESLFQRTAWVFDDKYKRPGYGAYDAFKHAVSDPSILDSLDLNEDEREVLINNINRRLTPQAVKIRADIEVACYGYEGIDAVKEALRAGLNCSTENMPIKINLIAPPRYVMTTTTLERTEGLSVLSQAMAVIKEKIEEKRGVFNVQMEPKVVTDTDETELARQMERLERENAEVDGDDDAEEMEAKAED from the exons atGCCGGGTCTAAGTTGTAGATTTTATCAACACAAATTTCCTGAGGTGGAAGATGTAGTGATGGTGAATGTCAGATCCATTGCTGAAATGGGGGCTTATGTCAGCTTGCTGGAATACAACAACATTGAAGGCATGATTCTTCTTAGTGAATTATCCAGAAGGCGTATCCGTTCTATCAACAAACTCATCCGAATTGGCAGGAATGAGTGTGTGGTTGTCATTAGGGTGGACAAAGAAAAAG gATATATTGATTTGTCAAAAAGAAGAGTTTCTCCAGAGGAAGCAATCAAATGTGAAGACAAATTCACAAAATCGAAAACT gtTTATAGCATTCTTCGTCATGTTGCTGAGGTGTTAGAATACACCAAGGATGAGCAGCTGGAAAGCCTATTCCAGAGGACTGCCTGGGTCTTTGATGACAAGTACAAGAGACCTGGATATGGTGCCTATGATGCATTTAAGCATGCAGTCTC AGACCCATCTATTTTGGATAGTTTAGATTTGAATGAAGATGAACGGGAAGTACTCATTAATAACATTAATAGGCGCTTGACCCCACAGGCTGTCAAAATTCGAGCAG ATATTGAAGTGGCTTGTTATGGTTATGAAGGCATTGATGCTGTAAAAGAAGCCCTAAGAGCAGGTTTGAATTGTTCTACAGAAAACATGCCCATTAAG aTTAATCTAATAGCTCCTCCTCGGTATGTAATGACTACAACAACCCTGGAGAGAACAGAAGGCCTTTCTGTCCTCAGCCAAGCTATGGCTGTTATCAAAGAAAAGATTGAGGAAAAGAGGGGTGTGTTCAATGTTCAAATGGAG CCCAAAGTGGTCACAGATACAGATGAGACTGAACTTGCGAGGCAGATGGAGAGGCTTGAAAGAGAAAATGCCGAAGTGGATGGAGATGATGATGCAGAAGAAATGGAAGCCAAAGCTGAAGATTAA